The genomic DNA GTATCTGATGCCCCTCTAATGTTATTATGAAGGTCTGGACTGTATCTGATGCGTCTCTTCTTCTGTTCTTCTCAGAATCCGGACTACCATGGGTTCTCCAGCGACCCTGTGGTGGACCAGTGGAACATGAGGGTGGCCTTCTTCTTCGGCATCTCCGTGGTTCTTGTTATTGGAGgaacatttattcattatttaccAGATCACGGGTGAGTTCTCAGTTCTTCATCTTTCATCTTTCTGAAGTTCTGTTTTTTAGGGTCAAATATGGGACGGTGTCCCATGCAGGGCCGCAACTAACGACTAACTAACTGATTAATCCATAATCAAAACAGCTTGTGATTTCATTTAATAGTtgtcaactaatcgattaatccaGAAAATGGctgacagattaatcaacaatgaaaataatcatcagtttcagctctagttttaattttattttgtggtgGTCTTCAGCCCCGTGGCCACCTACCTGCCGGTCAGACTAGGGTTTGTTATTAATGTTCagtatcttgtgtgtgtgtgtctctgtgtgtgtatgtgggtctctgttgtgtgtgtgtgtgtgtgtgtgtgtgtgtgtcactgtgtgtcactgtgtgtcactgtgtgtcactgtgtgtcactgtgtgtgtctgtctgtgtgtgtgtgtgtgtgtgtgtgtgtctctgtgtgtgtcccttgtgtcgtgtgtctctgtgtgcgcgtgtgtgtctctgtgtgtacgggtgtgtgtctctgtgtgtgtgtcattgtgtgtgtgtgtgtgtcccctgtGCGCGCtctgtgtctcctgtgtgtgttgtgtgtgtgtgtgtgtgcgggtgtgtgtgtgcctctgacTGGTGTTGcctctgactgtgtgtgtgaccgtgtgtggtgtgtgtgtgcgtttgttgtgtgtgctctgcgtgcattgtgtgtgtgtgtgtgtgtgtgtctcctgtgtctgtgtgtgtgtgtgtgtgtgtgtgtgtgtgtgtgtgtgtgttttgtgtgtgtttgtgtgtgtgtgtgtgttttgtgtgtgtgtgtgtgtgtgtgtgtttgtgtgtgtgtgtgtgtgtgtgtgtgtgttttgtgtgtgtgtgtgttgtgtgtgtgtgtgtgtgtgtgtgtgtgtgtgtgtgttgtgtgtgtgtgtgtggggtctcCATATGCGACAGTGGGCCAGGAGGGAGGCGGAGCGTGTGATCCAGCAGAGAGAAGGCGGACTTCCTGTCATCGGCGAGAACTACTACGACCCCAACAAGATCATCCTGGCCCCCGCTGGAGAGGAGTAGGACGTCCAACACCCACCTGACGTATTTCACCATGACAGAAtaaatgatgtttttgttgaattgtaAACTGACGTGTGGACAGTGACTTCTTTAAACGGCAGTTTGAATGTTTCCGACTCAGGAATGAGATTTCCAGTGATTGGACACTTTTTCAAGACCACCTCAACCGATGTAAATAGAGTAAATTTAtagttttttacagtatttataaagtgcttttctagtcttaactactactcaaagcacttttacatcatacaggaaacattcacacaccatgtcagacacacacatctacacacctgctcatcagatacacactcacacacatcaacacacctgctcatcagatacacacacatctacactcctgctcatcagatacacacatctacacacctacgcatcagatacacacatctacacacctactcatcagatacacacatctacacacctgctcatcagatacacactcgcACAGATCTACACACCtactcatcagatacacactcacacacatcaacacacctgctaatcagatacacacatctacacacacatctacacacctgctaatcacatacacacatctacacacacacatctacacacctgctaaTCACATAcaaacatctacacacacatctacacacctgctcatcagatacacactcgcACAGATCTACACACCTggtcatcagatacacactcgcacacatctacacacctgctaatcagatacacactcacacacatctacacacctgctcatcagatacacactcgcacacatctacacacctgctcatcagatacacactcacacattcacactccgatggcgcagcatcgggggcaactcggggttcagtgtcttgcccaaggacacttggacatgggactgcagggccagggattgaaccaccaaccttccgattagcAGGCAACCATTCTACCACTGAGTGTATGGAGACAAGACCTGGAGACCTGGACGGGTTGAGACCAGACCAGCGTGAGTCCTACACTACATGACACGATAAAATGTGGAACGTGCCAACCATCGGCACTACTAGATCAACTTAATCTGAAAGATCAGGGATCAGTAGGTGAGAGGAGGTTGAGTGTAACAAATATCTATATTTCATATTATCTTTCTACCACTTCCTGTTGCAGGCAATCCGGGCCTTGGGGACATTATCAGTAAACCACAATCAGTTTCTATGTATTTGGTGGGTGTCACCAAATtatcattttgtttaaaaaataaattgtcttaACATACATCCAATAAATGAGCCTATTtgtaaaagaaatgaaaggtaTCTATCCATAGGATTCACTGTTCTACATTTCTATACAATAAAAAACCGTAATAATACATATTTGTGTACGATTGCAGTGTAAGGCGGTGTCCTTTTTATTCTATTGGCCTGGTGTGACAGGTGCCatgccaaaaaaaagtgataatctGCCCCAAACTGCTGTTGATGGGCCTGGCACGGTTAAAGGTATATGTCGCCCAGTTTGCAAAAGTGTATTAGCCCTTTAAAATTATTCCAAAAGTACTGGATGCGCTCAAATATGTCAGATATAAGCCTCATTAATGAAATCAATTCATTTTAAGGGAGGTAGGGAGGAGCTGCAATTAATTTTGGGTAAGTGCAAAGGTGCATTTTACGGGTTATATGTCCCCTTCAtagactgtgtatgtgtgtgtacgtatgtatatatatgtatatacatacacatatatctatacatacacaaacagtctATGGACCCCTTTTAAATATATAACGTAGTCCGTCTGTGCTTCAAATGAAGTCAAAGTTGCCTGCATTCTTCGAGACAGAGAAACTCATAATTTTGACGGTATTTGAACGCAGCAGACTTTTCCTAGGACCACTGCGCATGCGCACTGGACTGAGCGCTGGCGCGAAGTTCCGGCATGTTCAGAGAGACTTGAGCATGTTACCGCAGGGAAGATAACTATGCAGAGGGGTTTAAGGAGAGTCGGGTTTAACTCTTAAAGTTGCACTTTTCACCCATTTAAAGGTGTTTGACAACAGACAACCTGGAGCTACGAGGAGTTGTCACAAAGTGCGTCAGTTTTAGCACTAAAGTTACGTCATTTTTAGCACTAAAGTTACGTCACGTTAGTCTCTGATTTACCAGCTAAGAGACGCACACAATGCCTTCACTCTCCCTCAGAGGAGTGACGGTGAACTTCCCCTTTCCTCCGTATGACTGTCAGGTGGACTACATGAACAAAGTGATTGAGTGTCTCCAGAAGGTAACGTTATGTGTGTCACGTGTCATGTGTTAACTCCCGTTTTGGGAATGTTTTTCCGCAGGAACTCGTTCATCTGGCGTAACGTTGACGCAAAAATAACGTAAATAACTCTTGCATTATGTGAAATGAGAGCTTCATCATTTACAGTCCTCTTTGGGAAAGGAATTAATGTTGCTGGCTTTTCTAATtaacagtttagttttttttttttttttttaataatactcgtgtgtgtgtttgtgtgtgtgagaacttGGGTCTAAACCATGTCGTTTCTAGAGCTGCAACAGTAAAGTTAACAGCAAAGTCACTATATGGCTAATATCACTGGAAACAAATCTAcaatgtcaataaaataaatcctATTGTATATTACTATACTTAGCGAGGTTTAGAAGGAATAAAGAAACAGACATCAGTCAGTAATCCATACACACCTGGCCCCTTGTTAACTTCCTGTCAGTTGATGTCAATCACATGCACTGCAACAGGAAACCAATTTAGggtttgttacattacattacatgtcatttagctgaagcTTGTATGCGAAGCGACTTACAGTTGCTCTATATGTCAGAGGCCGCACgcctggagcaactaggggtgaagtgtcttgctcagggacacgttGGTTAATGGTTAAATCacagtgggatttgaacctggATCTCCCACACCagaggcatgtgtcatatccactgctaCATCACTGCCCTTTACACATGTTTACTGGGAAGCTGTTTTGAAGCAAGGACTTTTGCATTTTGGCCGTCGCCATCTTGGTTTTATGGAGTGAAGTGACCATATTTTGACTGGGGAGGATGACAAGGGATGGATCTTAAGTTTCTTATTTGATATCTTTAgtgagctatgagcgaggatggaggagggatctctgaggagctatgagcgaggatggaggagggatctctgaggagctatgagcgaggacgaaggagggatctctgaggagctatgagcgaggacgaaggagggatctctgaggagctatgagcgaggatggaggatggatctctgaggagctatgaccgaggatggaggagggatctctgaggagctatgagcgaggacgaaggagggatctctgaggagctatgagcgaggacgaaggagggatctctgaggagctatgagcgaggacgaaggagggatctctgaggagctatgagcgaggatggaggatggatctctgaggagctatgagcgaggatggaggatggatctctgaggagctatgagcgaggatggaggatggatctctgaggagctatgagcgaggacgaaggagggatctctgaggagctatgagcgaggatggaggatggatctctgaggagctatgagcgaggacgAAGGAGGGAtgtctgaggagctatgagcgaggatggaggatggatctctgaggagctatgagcgaggatggaggagggatctctgaggagctatgagcgaggatggaggatggatctctgaggagctatgagcgaggacgaaggagggatctctgaggagctatgagcgaggatggaggatggatctctgaggagctatgagcgaggatggaggatggatctctgaggagctatgagggAGAATATGGAAGCTGTCGCTAACTCCGTACATGCAGCTGACAAATTAACGTGACACTTCTCAGGAAAGGACATCTCATCCCTCTAAGAACACTATTCCTCGTTTCCTCTCTCCTTGCACGATTTCCTTGCATCTCTCCCGTGCTTCCTCATGGGACGGACTAAGATGAGGAAAAGACCAAGTGGAGGAACTGGGGCTGCAGTTTAAGAACCTGTGATGCCGCCTATAAGCCAGCATAGTGTTTTCAATGgcgttatgctaagctaagcgctaaacagagaaagttgcagattttcaacccttctgacGTCAGTCATCCTGCAGCTTCAcatcatatatttatttttcttttctaatcGCTGTATTCTCATTAACCTGACAACATGCAAAAGGTTTTTCAGATGACCTCCAAAGATGAGTCCAGTGTTGGTGTCTGCCTGTGTCTTTCAGAAGGAGAACGGGGTCCTGGAGAGTCCCACGGGTACTGGTAAAACCCTGTGCCTGCTGTGTGCCACCCTGGCCTGGAGAGAGTCCTTCAAGGACTCCATCTCCGCCCGCAAGATAGCGGAGAGGCTGGGCGGGGAGGAGATGTTCCCCAAAACACCGCTGTCCTCCTGGGGGACGGCTGCTACGGACGGCGACACGCCAAGTATGTTCACATGATATCACCCAACATTTTTGTAATCTTCAAGACCTAGTAGAGTTGGgcaatatatagatataatatcaatgtcatgatatgagactagatattggcttaagttttggatattgtaatatggcataagtggtgttgttctcctggttttaaaggctgcattacagtaaagtgatgtcattttatgaACTCACcggactgttgtaactgttacCCAcgtagtcattatatccacattactgattatttagCAAAAATTCAGATGTTATGTCATGAACCGTGCCACCCTGGCGTGCCACCCTGGCGTGTCACCCTGGCGTGTCACCCTGGCGTGTCACCTTGGCGTGCCACCCTGGCGTGCCACCTTGGCGTGCCACCCTAGCGTGCCACCTTGGCGTGCCACCCTAGCGTGCCACCTTGGCGTGTCACCCTAGCGTGCCACCTTGGCGTGCCACCCTAGCGTGCCACCTTGGCGTGTCACCCTAGCGTGCCACCTTGGCGTGCCACCCTTGCGTGCTACCTTGGCGTGCCACCCTAGCGTGTCACCTTGGCGTGTCACCCTAGCGTGCTACCTTGGCGTGCCACCCTAGCGTGCTACCTTGGCGTGCCACCCTAGCGTGCTACCTTGGCGTGCCACCCTAGCGTGCTACCTTGGCGTGCCACCCTTGCGTGCTACCTTGGCGTGCCACCCTAGCGTGCTACCTTGGCGTGCCACCCTAGCGTGCTACCTTGGCGTGCCACCCTAGCGTGCTACCTTGGCGTGCCACCCTAGCGTGCTACCTTGGCGTGCCACCCTGGCGTGCTACCTTGGCGTGCCACCTTGGCGTGCCACCCTGGCGTGCTACCTTGGCGTGCCACCCTGGCGTGCTACCTTGGCGTGCTACCCTGGCGTGCTACCTTGGCGTGCCACCCTGGCGTGCTACCTTGGCGTGCCACCCTGGCGTGCCACCCTAGCGTGCTACCTTGGCGTGCCACCCTAGCGTGCTACCCTAGCGTGCCACCCCAGCGTGGCACCCTAGCGTGATTGTTATTCCcgtcagtcacttagacacaaaaacctGGGAGTCTAGGATCCAGAACCTTTATACTGGTAGATGACGTCAGTAACGTCCCATCCTCCCAAGTCACTGCTCCAACTCTGCACCCACGTCGACAGAGTTAATCCGTTATTGTTAAAGAGACACAGCAGCGGACCTGGCTACCGC from Etheostoma spectabile isolate EspeVRDwgs_2016 chromosome 7, UIUC_Espe_1.0, whole genome shotgun sequence includes the following:
- the ndufb11 gene encoding NADH dehydrogenase [ubiquinone] 1 beta subcomplex subunit 11, mitochondrial, giving the protein MLARVSRFGSALPRLLSTPPARFVSQSKPTSAAGSAAVTELHPAAEPAGHGEVSPYVKNPDYHGFSSDPVVDQWNMRVAFFFGISVVLVIGGTFIHYLPDHGMRQWARREAERVIQQREGGLPVIGENYYDPNKIILAPAGEE